The sequence below is a genomic window from Prosthecobacter dejongeii.
ATCGGAGCGGTAGCCGCTCTCTTGTACACGTACCACGGCGATGTTGGCTGGAAACTGGATGGCTGGGCGGGCGACGTAGGCCTTCTTCACTTTCGGGTCCGTGAATGTCCCCAGATCCGCAGGCCGCCCCGGCGTGGTGTAATACGATTTAACTACATAATCTGGTGTAATAGTAAAATTTCAAATAGCGTTTAGTTTTGACAGTAGGTAGCCCTTGCCGATCAGTGAGAAGACTTTTCGGCCATCCTCCCAATAGCCTTTGAGCACCCGAGTGATGTCCTTCTCCACTTCTTCAAGTGTTTCATAGACCCGGTTGCACAGGCTGTCTTTCATGAGGTCCCAGAGTTTCTCCACCGGATTGAGTTCCGGGCTGTAGGGCGGCAAGGTCAGGATGCGCACATTCTTGGGCACTCCTTCCTGCGGGCCTTTCTCACGATGGTGGAAGCCCGCTCCATCCCCGATGATCACATGCATGGCACCCGGATCACGCCGCGATATCTGTTCCAAGAAGTTGCGGTCCGCTTCCTTGCTCACTTTCGGGCTGAACAAAAATTCGCAGCCTGCTCCTCCGATTTGCAAGGCTCCAAACACGTATCCCCACTGGTATTGCTTGTTGACCGGGCACACAACTTCAGTCCCTCTCCTGGTCCACATGCGCCGCGTCACCGGTGCCAGTCCATAGCGAGCTTCGTCATAGATCCACAGCCTCAACGAACGATCCCTTGGCAAATCAAGATCCATGAGCTTTTGGGCCAGTGTTTCTTTGAAGGCGACGACCTTGAGCGGG
It includes:
- a CDS encoding IS630 family transposase translates to MARPRNPLDPLHQGAQVLALHPREKVGWRRERLLAVKLGLEGKLSSKAIAAQLGHSQTTITSWFNLYRKKGIEGLLEQKQRGQGFAPELDESQMQELAVELEKGRWRTAKEAYAWLKERFNVKFGLPQTYRYLKKLGGRLKVTRPCHTKKDPLKVVAFKETLAQKLMDLDLPRDRSLRLWIYDEARYGLAPVTRRMWTRRGTEVVCPVNKQYQWGYVFGALQIGGAGCEFLFSPKVSKEADRNFLEQISRRDPGAMHVIIGDGAGFHHREKGPQEGVPKNVRILTLPPYSPELNPVEKLWDLMKDSLCNRVYETLEEVEKDITRVLKGYWEDGRKVFSLIGKGYLLSKLNAI